The following proteins are encoded in a genomic region of Stutzerimonas balearica DSM 6083:
- the metW gene encoding methionine biosynthesis protein MetW gives MRADLDIIQEWIPAGSRVLDLGCGNGELLAWLRDHKGVSGYGLEIDPDNIAACIEKGVNVIEQDLDKGLGNFASDSFDMVVMTQALQAVHYPDKLLKEMLRVGRECIITFPNFGHWRCRWYLASKGRMPVSEFLPYTWYNTPNIHFCTFEDFERLCRERGARVLDRLAVDRDHRHGWASRLWPNLLGEIGIYRVIGPGR, from the coding sequence ATGCGCGCCGATCTGGACATCATCCAGGAGTGGATTCCGGCCGGCAGCCGAGTGCTCGACCTCGGCTGCGGCAATGGCGAGCTGCTGGCCTGGCTGCGCGACCACAAGGGCGTCAGCGGCTACGGGCTGGAGATCGACCCGGACAATATCGCTGCCTGTATCGAAAAGGGCGTCAACGTCATCGAGCAGGACCTGGACAAGGGGCTGGGCAACTTCGCCAGCGACAGTTTCGACATGGTCGTCATGACCCAGGCCCTGCAGGCCGTGCACTACCCGGACAAGCTGCTCAAGGAAATGCTGCGCGTCGGTCGCGAGTGCATCATCACCTTTCCCAACTTCGGTCACTGGCGTTGCCGCTGGTATCTGGCGAGCAAGGGCCGCATGCCGGTCTCGGAGTTCCTCCCCTACACTTGGTACAACACGCCGAACATCCATTTCTGCACCTTCGAGGACTTCGAGCGCCTCTGCCGTGAACGGGGTGCGCGAGTGCTCGATCGGCTGGCGGTCGACCGCGATCACCGCCATGGCTGGGCCAGTCGACTGTGGCCCAACCTGCTCGGCGAAATCGGCATCTACCGCGTCATCGGACCTGGCCGCTGA
- a CDS encoding YggT family protein produces MSQLSQALILVVQTLGSLYLLIVLLRFILQLARADFYNPLSQFIVRATHPLLRPMRRVIPSIGSLDLSSLILALLVQMVLMGLILLIAYGTTGNPVLLLIWALVGITGLFLNIFFWALLISVILSWVAPQSHNPAAELINQLCEPVLAPFRRLLPSMGGLDISPIFAFLAIKLLDMLVVGNLATMTHMPNILRTLI; encoded by the coding sequence ATGTCCCAACTCTCGCAAGCCCTGATTCTTGTCGTGCAGACGCTCGGCAGCCTGTACCTGCTGATCGTACTGCTGCGTTTCATCCTGCAGCTGGCGCGCGCCGACTTCTACAACCCGCTCAGCCAGTTCATCGTCCGCGCCACGCACCCGCTGCTGCGCCCGATGCGCCGGGTCATTCCCAGCATCGGCAGTCTCGACCTGTCATCGCTGATTCTCGCGCTGCTGGTGCAAATGGTACTGATGGGCCTGATCCTGCTGATCGCCTACGGCACCACCGGCAACCCGGTGCTGCTGCTGATCTGGGCACTGGTCGGCATCACCGGCCTGTTTCTCAACATCTTCTTCTGGGCTCTGCTGATCAGCGTGATCCTGTCCTGGGTCGCCCCACAGAGCCACAACCCGGCCGCCGAGCTGATCAACCAGTTGTGCGAGCCGGTCCTGGCACCTTTCCGGCGCTTGCTGCCAAGCATGGGCGGCCTGGACATCTCGCCGATCTTCGCGTTTCTCGCGATCAAGCTGCTGGACATGCTGGTGGTGGGCAACCTGGCGACCATGACGCACATGCCCAACATCCTGCGCACGCTGATCTGA
- a CDS encoding PilT/PilU family type 4a pilus ATPase: MEFEKLLRLMVEKGGSDLFITAGVPPSMKVNGKIMPVSKTPMSPEMTRETVHGVMNEQQRREFTENHECNFAISARGIGRFRVSAFYQRNLAGMVLRRIETNIPTLEDLKLPDVLKKLALTKRGLVLFVGATGTGKSTSLAAMIGYRNKNTSGHIISIEDPIEFIHQHQSCIVTQREVGIDTESFEVALKNTLRQAPDVILIGEVRTRETMDYAVAFAETGHLCLATLHANNANQALDRIINFFPADRQQQVWMDLSLNLKAIVAQQLVPTPDGKGRRAVIEVLINTPLAADLIRKGEVHELKGLMKRSTEQGMQTFDQALYNLYVQGEITYEDALAHADSANDLRLMIKLGSETDSEHLTSVSQGLRLEVSDDDPGFRMR, encoded by the coding sequence ATGGAATTCGAGAAACTGTTGCGCCTGATGGTGGAGAAGGGCGGCTCCGACCTGTTCATCACGGCCGGCGTGCCGCCGTCGATGAAGGTCAACGGCAAGATCATGCCGGTCAGCAAGACGCCGATGTCGCCGGAGATGACCCGCGAAACCGTGCATGGGGTGATGAACGAGCAGCAGCGTCGCGAGTTCACCGAGAACCACGAGTGCAACTTCGCCATCAGCGCTCGGGGGATCGGGCGTTTCCGGGTCAGTGCGTTCTACCAGCGCAACCTCGCCGGCATGGTCCTGCGGCGGATCGAGACCAACATCCCCACGCTCGAAGACCTCAAACTGCCCGACGTGTTGAAGAAGCTGGCGCTGACCAAGCGGGGGCTGGTGCTGTTCGTCGGGGCGACCGGTACTGGCAAATCCACGTCGCTGGCGGCAATGATTGGCTACCGCAACAAGAACACCAGTGGCCACATCATCTCCATCGAAGACCCGATCGAATTCATCCACCAGCACCAGAGCTGCATCGTGACTCAGCGCGAGGTGGGCATCGATACGGAGTCGTTCGAGGTGGCGCTGAAGAACACCCTGCGCCAGGCGCCTGACGTCATCCTCATCGGCGAAGTGCGGACCCGCGAGACGATGGATTATGCCGTGGCGTTCGCCGAGACCGGCCACTTGTGCCTGGCCACGCTGCATGCCAACAACGCCAACCAGGCGCTGGACCGCATCATCAACTTCTTCCCGGCTGATCGGCAGCAGCAGGTATGGATGGACCTGTCGCTGAACCTCAAGGCCATCGTCGCCCAGCAGCTGGTGCCGACACCCGACGGCAAGGGGCGGCGAGCGGTGATCGAGGTGCTGATCAACACCCCGCTGGCCGCCGACCTGATCCGCAAAGGCGAGGTACATGAGCTCAAGGGGCTGATGAAGCGATCCACCGAGCAAGGCATGCAGACCTTCGATCAGGCGCTCTACAACCTCTATGTGCAAGGCGAGATCACCTACGAGGACGCCTTGGCTCATGCCGATTCGGCCAACGACCTGCGCCTGATGATCAAGCTGGGCTCGGAAACCGACAGCGAGCACCTCACCAGCGTGTCCCAGGGGCTGCGCCTGGAAGTCAGTGACGACGATCCGGGCTTCCGGATGCGCTGA
- a CDS encoding dynamin-like GTPase family protein: MHMERLDRQVDAYIGWKRDLIREITRYRSWLAHNRLTSEAVDARLERALRLLRTDHITLAFVGEFSRGKTELINSLFFANFGRRILPSQAGRTTMCPTELFFDPRSERSYIRLLPIETRLEDAGLAQLRRMPRQWLQLPLDPHDPTNMTEAFGQIATTKAVPAEVAIELGFDAQALEPADVPGKVLVPAWRHALVNFDHPLLRQGLRVIDTPGLNALGSEPELTLSMLPNAQAVLFMLSADAGITASDMQIWQRHIAPLGEDTEGNLFAILNKIDVLWDDLAGEGFVQESIDQIRATTAQQLGICVEDVLPLSAKQALLARARNDEALLERSRIDQLERLLSERVLAHKERLIEEGVVQQVLSLMHNSQQVLNGRLERITEQRNLLDERRQGSGQTLLELTARTRHEHNRHHKRLLDLKTNQRLLQRQGEQLRVAIRAERLQEHLGRLRRSLTGSLTTLGINLAIQHFFRSLDQDLAALELEAQRANKMLEAIYRRHNEENPLHGLDAPSFRTEPFLRELRGLQHKADQFRRQLKTLLTEQHALTRRFFATLVQEVIGLHARVRQQADLWASDALTPLLQFSLEHKQQIEGHMLQLKQLASDARRGELLARYVDELQQQAAQAGEMLRALRRPSPIRRQHKVVNLVGLGQAERAGDTG; the protein is encoded by the coding sequence ATGCACATGGAACGACTCGACCGGCAGGTGGACGCCTACATTGGCTGGAAGCGTGATCTCATCCGCGAGATCACCCGCTATCGCAGCTGGCTGGCTCACAACCGCCTGACCAGCGAAGCGGTGGACGCTCGACTGGAGCGCGCCCTGCGCCTGCTGCGCACGGACCACATCACCCTCGCCTTCGTTGGCGAGTTCTCGCGCGGCAAGACCGAACTGATCAACAGTCTGTTCTTTGCCAATTTCGGCCGTCGCATCCTGCCTTCGCAGGCCGGGCGTACCACCATGTGCCCGACCGAGCTGTTCTTCGACCCGCGCTCGGAGCGTTCCTACATCCGCCTGCTGCCAATCGAGACGCGCCTGGAAGATGCCGGGCTCGCCCAGCTCAGGCGCATGCCTCGGCAGTGGCTGCAGTTGCCACTCGATCCGCATGACCCGACCAACATGACCGAAGCCTTCGGCCAGATCGCCACCACCAAGGCGGTGCCGGCCGAGGTCGCCATCGAACTCGGATTCGACGCCCAGGCGCTGGAGCCGGCTGATGTGCCGGGCAAGGTACTGGTGCCGGCCTGGCGGCATGCCTTGGTCAACTTCGACCACCCCTTGCTGCGCCAGGGCCTGCGCGTGATCGACACGCCCGGGCTCAATGCCCTCGGCAGCGAGCCGGAACTGACCCTGTCCATGCTGCCCAACGCCCAGGCGGTGCTGTTCATGCTGTCGGCCGACGCTGGCATCACCGCTAGCGACATGCAGATCTGGCAGCGACATATCGCGCCCCTTGGCGAGGACACCGAGGGCAATCTGTTTGCCATTCTGAACAAGATCGACGTGCTCTGGGACGACCTGGCCGGGGAAGGCTTCGTGCAGGAGAGCATCGACCAGATACGCGCGACCACCGCCCAGCAGCTGGGCATTTGCGTCGAAGACGTGCTGCCGCTGTCCGCCAAGCAGGCACTGCTGGCCAGGGCCCGGAACGATGAAGCGCTGCTCGAGCGCAGTCGCATCGACCAGCTCGAACGCCTGCTCAGCGAACGGGTCCTGGCACACAAGGAGCGACTGATCGAAGAAGGCGTGGTGCAGCAGGTTCTGAGCCTGATGCACAACAGCCAGCAAGTGCTCAACGGGCGCCTGGAGCGAATCACCGAGCAGCGCAACCTGCTTGACGAACGCCGGCAGGGCAGCGGACAGACGCTGCTGGAACTGACGGCCCGCACTCGCCATGAGCACAATCGCCATCACAAGCGCCTGCTCGACCTGAAAACCAACCAGCGTCTGCTGCAACGCCAGGGCGAGCAGTTGCGCGTGGCGATTCGTGCCGAGCGTCTGCAGGAGCACCTTGGTCGCCTGCGCCGGAGCCTCACCGGCAGCCTCACCACGCTGGGAATCAACCTGGCGATCCAGCACTTCTTCCGTTCGCTCGATCAGGATCTTGCTGCGCTTGAGCTCGAAGCCCAGCGCGCGAACAAGATGCTCGAGGCCATCTACCGCCGGCACAACGAAGAGAATCCGCTGCACGGCCTCGATGCCCCGAGCTTTCGCACCGAACCCTTTCTGCGCGAGCTACGCGGACTGCAGCACAAGGCCGATCAGTTCCGCCGACAGCTCAAGACCCTGCTCACCGAGCAGCACGCCCTGACCCGCCGTTTCTTCGCCACCCTGGTTCAGGAAGTCATCGGCCTGCATGCCCGGGTGCGCCAGCAGGCCGATCTGTGGGCCAGCGACGCGCTGACGCCGCTGCTGCAGTTCTCGCTGGAACACAAGCAACAGATCGAAGGCCACATGCTGCAACTCAAGCAGCTGGCCAGCGATGCCCGGCGCGGCGAGCTGCTGGCGCGCTATGTCGACGAGCTCCAGCAGCAGGCCGCGCAGGCCGGCGAGATGCTCCGCGCGCTTCGCCGCCCGTCGCCGATCCGCCGACAGCACAAGGTGGTCAACCTGGTCGGCCTCGGCCAAGCCGAGCGGGCCGGCGATACAGGATGA
- the metX gene encoding homoserine O-succinyltransferase MetX produces MPTAIPADSVGLVSPQVAHFAEPLTLACGRTLADYQLIYETYGQLNASRSNAVLICHALSGHHHAAGYHSMDDRKPGWWDSCIGPGKPIDTERFFVVSLNNLGGCNGSTGPGSLNPATGKVYGADFPVVTVEDWVHSQARLADQLGIEQWAAVVGGSLGGMQALQWTITYPERVRHCLAIATAPKLSAQNIAFNEVARQAILSDPEFHGGHFQEMGVIPKRGLMLARMVGHITYLSDDAMGTKFGRELKSEKLNYDFNSVEFQVESYLRYQGEEFSSRFDANTYLLMTKALDYFDPAAAHDDDLARTFEGAKAGFCVMSFTTDWRFSPQRSREIVDALLAARKDVCYLEIDAPQGHDAFLIPNPRYLQAFRGYMHRIAV; encoded by the coding sequence ATGCCCACTGCCATTCCAGCCGATTCCGTTGGCCTGGTGAGCCCGCAGGTCGCGCACTTCGCCGAACCGCTGACGCTCGCCTGCGGCCGCACGCTGGCCGATTACCAGCTGATCTACGAAACCTACGGCCAACTCAACGCCAGCCGCAGCAATGCGGTGCTGATCTGCCACGCGCTGTCCGGCCATCACCACGCGGCCGGCTACCACAGCATGGACGATCGCAAGCCGGGCTGGTGGGACAGCTGCATCGGCCCGGGCAAACCTATCGATACCGAACGCTTTTTCGTCGTCAGCCTGAACAACCTCGGCGGCTGCAACGGCTCGACCGGGCCCGGCAGCCTGAACCCTGCCACCGGCAAGGTCTACGGCGCGGACTTCCCGGTCGTCACAGTGGAAGACTGGGTCCACAGCCAGGCGCGCCTGGCCGATCAGCTCGGCATCGAGCAGTGGGCAGCAGTCGTTGGCGGCAGCCTCGGCGGCATGCAGGCGCTGCAATGGACGATCACCTATCCCGAGCGCGTCCGCCACTGCCTGGCGATCGCCACGGCGCCGAAGCTGTCGGCGCAGAACATCGCCTTCAACGAAGTCGCGCGTCAGGCGATTCTCTCGGACCCGGAATTTCATGGCGGCCACTTCCAGGAAATGGGCGTCATTCCCAAACGCGGCCTGATGCTGGCGCGCATGGTCGGGCATATCACCTATCTGTCCGACGATGCCATGGGCACCAAGTTCGGCCGCGAGCTGAAGAGCGAGAAGCTCAACTACGACTTCAACAGCGTCGAGTTCCAGGTCGAAAGCTACCTGCGCTACCAGGGCGAGGAGTTTTCCTCTCGTTTCGACGCCAATACCTATCTGCTGATGACCAAGGCGCTGGATTACTTCGACCCCGCCGCCGCGCATGATGACGACCTGGCACGGACTTTCGAGGGTGCCAAGGCAGGCTTCTGCGTGATGTCTTTCACCACCGACTGGCGCTTCTCGCCGCAGCGCTCGCGCGAGATCGTCGACGCCCTGCTCGCCGCGCGCAAGGACGTCTGCTACCTGGAGATCGACGCGCCGCAAGGGCACGACGCCTTTCTCATTCCCAACCCGCGTTATCTGCAGGCCTTCCGCGGATACATGCACCGCATCGCCGTATAA
- a CDS encoding YggS family pyridoxal phosphate-dependent enzyme produces the protein MSTIANNIAKVAARIREAAQAAGRTPSAVGLLAVSKTQPAAAIREAFAAGVGDFGENYLQEALDKQAQLGDLALTWHFIGPIQSNKTKPIAEHFDWVHSVDRLKIAQRLSAQRPAHLPPLNLCLQVNVSGEASKSGCAPEDVTALAESVAALPNLRLRGLMCIPAPTDDPQEQRAAFARLRHLKDSLDLPLDTLSMGMSQDLEAAIAEGATWVRIGTALFGARDYGRPA, from the coding sequence ATGTCCACGATAGCGAACAATATTGCAAAGGTCGCAGCACGCATCCGTGAGGCGGCTCAAGCTGCGGGTCGAACCCCGTCAGCAGTCGGTCTGCTGGCCGTGAGCAAGACCCAGCCGGCGGCCGCGATCCGCGAAGCCTTCGCCGCCGGCGTGGGCGATTTCGGCGAGAACTACCTGCAGGAAGCACTCGACAAGCAGGCGCAACTCGGCGACCTGGCGCTGACCTGGCATTTCATCGGGCCCATCCAGTCGAACAAGACCAAACCCATCGCCGAGCATTTCGACTGGGTGCATTCGGTGGACCGTCTTAAGATCGCCCAGCGCCTCTCGGCTCAGCGTCCAGCGCACCTGCCGCCACTTAACCTCTGCCTGCAGGTCAACGTCAGTGGCGAGGCCAGCAAATCCGGCTGTGCGCCCGAAGACGTCACGGCACTGGCCGAATCGGTCGCGGCTTTGCCGAACCTGCGTTTGCGCGGCCTGATGTGCATTCCCGCACCCACTGACGATCCTCAGGAACAACGCGCAGCCTTTGCCCGCCTGCGTCACTTGAAGGACTCGCTCGACCTGCCGCTCGATACGCTTTCGATGGGCATGAGCCAGGATCTGGAAGCCGCGATCGCCGAAGGCGCGACCTGGGTCCGCATCGGCACGGCACTGTTCGGCGCCCGTGATTACGGGCGCCCTGCCTGA
- the pilT gene encoding type IV pilus twitching motility protein PilT, translated as MDITELLAFSAKQGASDLHLSAGLPPMIRVDGDVRRINLPAMDHKQVHALIYDIMNDKQRKDFEEFLETDFSFEVPGVARFRVNAFNQNRGAGAVFRTIPSKVLTMEDLGMGEVFRKITDVPRGLVLVTGPTGSGKSTTLAAMLDYLNNTKYHHILTIEDPIEFVHESKKCLVNQREVHRDTLGFSEALRSALREDPDIILVGEMRDLETIRLALTAAETGHLVFGTLHTTSAAKTIDRVVDVFPAEEKAMVRSMLSESLQAVISQTLLKKIGGGRVAAHEIMIGTPAIRNLIREDKVAQMYSAIQTGGALGMQTLDMCLKGLVAKGLISRESAREKAKTPENI; from the coding sequence ATGGATATCACTGAGCTGCTGGCGTTCAGCGCCAAGCAGGGTGCATCGGACCTGCACCTTTCCGCCGGCCTGCCGCCGATGATTCGCGTCGACGGCGACGTGCGCAGGATCAACCTGCCGGCGATGGACCACAAGCAGGTGCATGCGCTGATCTACGACATTATGAACGACAAGCAGCGCAAGGATTTCGAGGAGTTTCTCGAAACCGACTTCTCGTTCGAGGTCCCCGGCGTGGCGCGTTTCCGGGTCAACGCGTTCAACCAGAACCGCGGCGCCGGTGCGGTATTCCGGACCATTCCGTCCAAGGTGCTGACCATGGAAGACCTGGGAATGGGCGAGGTGTTCCGCAAGATCACCGACGTGCCGCGTGGCCTGGTGCTGGTTACCGGCCCGACCGGCTCGGGTAAGTCGACCACCTTGGCGGCGATGCTCGACTACCTCAACAACACCAAGTACCACCATATCCTCACCATCGAAGACCCGATCGAATTCGTCCATGAGTCGAAGAAGTGTCTGGTCAACCAGCGCGAGGTCCATCGCGACACCCTGGGTTTTTCCGAGGCGCTGCGTTCCGCACTGCGTGAGGACCCGGACATCATCCTCGTCGGCGAGATGCGCGATCTGGAAACCATCCGGCTGGCGCTGACAGCCGCCGAAACCGGACACCTGGTATTCGGGACCCTGCACACCACCTCGGCGGCCAAGACCATCGACCGTGTGGTCGACGTGTTCCCGGCCGAGGAAAAGGCCATGGTCCGCTCGATGCTCTCCGAATCGCTGCAGGCAGTGATTTCGCAGACACTGCTGAAGAAGATCGGAGGCGGTCGGGTTGCGGCTCACGAGATCATGATCGGCACCCCGGCGATTCGTAATCTGATCCGCGAAGACAAGGTGGCGCAGATGTATTCGGCCATCCAGACCGGCGGTGCGCTGGGCATGCAGACGCTCGACATGTGCCTCAAGGGGCTGGTCGCCAAGGGCCTGATCAGCCGCGAGAGCGCCCGCGAGAAAGCCAAGACCCCGGAAAATATCTGA
- the proC gene encoding pyrroline-5-carboxylate reductase, producing the protein MSNPRITFIGAGNMAASLIGGLRGQGIAAESIRASDPGSEQRARLATEHGIEVFADNAQALAGAEVVVLAVKPQVMQTVCRELAAHLGAEALIVSIAAGISCASLERWLGEGARGPRPIVRCMPNTPSLLRQGVSGLYANAQVSSAQKQQAEQLLSAVGLALWLQDEGLIDAVTAVSGSGPAYFFLLMEAMTAAGERLGLPRETAAQLTAHTALGAARMACESDVEPSELRRRVTSPNGTTEAAIKAFQAGGFEQLVQQALDAAAKRSAELAEQLGQ; encoded by the coding sequence GTGAGCAATCCCCGCATCACCTTCATCGGTGCCGGCAACATGGCTGCCAGCCTCATTGGCGGCCTGCGCGGCCAGGGCATCGCCGCCGAATCCATCCGTGCCAGCGACCCGGGCAGCGAGCAGCGTGCGCGCCTGGCAACCGAGCACGGTATCGAGGTCTTCGCCGACAATGCACAGGCGCTCGCCGGCGCCGAGGTGGTGGTGCTGGCGGTCAAACCCCAGGTGATGCAGACGGTCTGCCGAGAGCTGGCCGCACACCTGGGGGCGGAGGCGCTGATCGTCTCCATCGCCGCCGGCATCAGCTGCGCCAGCCTCGAACGCTGGCTTGGCGAGGGCGCCCGCGGGCCGCGCCCGATCGTTCGCTGCATGCCCAACACACCTTCGCTGTTGCGCCAGGGCGTCAGCGGCCTGTACGCCAACGCCCAGGTCAGCAGCGCGCAGAAGCAGCAGGCCGAGCAGCTGCTCAGCGCAGTGGGCCTGGCCCTGTGGCTACAAGACGAGGGACTGATCGACGCGGTGACCGCAGTTTCCGGCAGTGGCCCGGCCTACTTCTTCCTGCTGATGGAAGCCATGACGGCAGCTGGCGAGCGCCTCGGCCTGCCACGCGAGACAGCTGCGCAGCTGACTGCCCACACGGCCTTGGGCGCGGCCCGCATGGCGTGCGAAAGCGACGTCGAACCCAGCGAGCTGCGCCGCCGGGTAACCTCGCCGAACGGAACCACCGAGGCGGCGATCAAAGCCTTCCAGGCCGGCGGCTTCGAGCAGCTGGTGCAGCAGGCCCTGGACGCCGCCGCCAAGCGCTCGGCCGAACTGGCCGAACAACTGGGCCAATAA